A single window of Nocardioides baekrokdamisoli DNA harbors:
- a CDS encoding acetyl/propionyl/methylcrotonyl-CoA carboxylase subunit alpha, translating to MSKPLTKVLIANRGEIAVRVIRACKDAGIGSVAVYAEPDRDALFVRLADEAYSLNGSTPADSYLVIEKIIAVAKESGADSVHPGYGFLAENAHFAQAVIDAGLIWIGPSPAAIEGLGDKAKAKQIALAAGAPLAPGLKDAVENADQIVEFAKEHGLPVAIKAVFGGGGRGLKVARTLEEIPELFESATREAISAFGRGECLVEKFLDKPRHVETQCLADSHGNVVVVSTRDCSLQRRHQKLVEEAPAPFLTEEQNKRLYESSKAILKEAGYVGAGTCEFLVAVDGTISFLEVNTRLQVEHCVSEEVTGIDLVREMFRIAAGEELGYGDPEIHGHSIEFRINAEDGGNNFMPAPGTLTKWSPPQGPGVRFDGGYENGETIPGSFDSLIGKLIITGKDRTQAIERSRRALSEFIVDGMPTAITFDEVIVNDPAWVGASNPSGEGSFDVYTTWIETDFNNTIVPFKGEAGEADEDGERQTVVVEVGGKRLSVVIPAGLGGLSAGPVAGGAKKPKTARKKAGAAVSGDAVAAPMQGTIVKIAVEEGQEVAEGDVIVVLEAMKMEQPLKAHKAGVVTGLAAAVGETVSNGAVVCEIK from the coding sequence TCCGTTGCTGTGTACGCAGAGCCCGACCGCGACGCGTTGTTCGTACGCCTGGCCGATGAGGCGTACTCCCTCAACGGGTCGACCCCCGCCGACTCGTACCTGGTGATCGAGAAGATCATCGCGGTCGCGAAGGAGTCCGGTGCGGACTCGGTCCACCCCGGTTACGGCTTCCTCGCCGAGAACGCACACTTCGCCCAGGCTGTCATCGACGCCGGGCTGATCTGGATCGGTCCGTCCCCGGCCGCCATCGAGGGTCTCGGCGACAAGGCCAAGGCCAAGCAGATCGCTCTGGCCGCCGGTGCCCCGTTGGCCCCGGGCCTGAAGGACGCGGTCGAGAACGCCGACCAGATCGTCGAATTCGCCAAGGAGCACGGCCTTCCGGTCGCCATCAAGGCAGTCTTCGGTGGTGGCGGTCGCGGCCTCAAGGTCGCCCGCACCCTGGAGGAGATCCCGGAGCTGTTCGAGTCCGCCACCCGTGAGGCGATCAGCGCCTTCGGTCGTGGCGAGTGCCTGGTCGAGAAGTTCCTCGACAAGCCGCGTCACGTCGAGACCCAGTGCCTCGCCGACTCCCACGGCAACGTCGTGGTCGTCTCCACCCGCGACTGCTCGCTGCAGCGTCGTCACCAGAAGCTCGTCGAGGAGGCGCCGGCACCGTTCCTCACCGAGGAGCAGAACAAGCGTCTGTACGAGTCCTCCAAGGCGATCCTGAAGGAGGCCGGTTACGTCGGCGCCGGAACGTGTGAGTTCCTGGTCGCCGTCGACGGCACCATCTCCTTCCTCGAGGTCAACACCCGCCTCCAGGTCGAGCACTGTGTCTCCGAAGAGGTCACCGGCATCGACCTGGTCCGTGAGATGTTCCGCATCGCCGCTGGCGAGGAGCTCGGCTACGGCGACCCGGAGATCCACGGCCACTCGATCGAGTTCCGGATCAACGCCGAGGACGGCGGCAACAACTTCATGCCGGCCCCGGGAACCCTGACCAAGTGGAGCCCGCCGCAGGGCCCCGGCGTCCGCTTCGACGGCGGGTACGAGAACGGCGAGACCATCCCGGGCTCGTTCGACTCCCTCATCGGCAAGCTGATCATCACCGGCAAGGACCGTACGCAGGCCATCGAGCGCTCGCGTCGTGCCCTGTCGGAGTTCATCGTGGACGGCATGCCGACCGCCATCACCTTCGATGAGGTCATCGTCAATGACCCGGCCTGGGTCGGCGCCTCCAACCCGTCCGGCGAAGGTTCCTTCGACGTGTACACGACGTGGATCGAGACCGACTTCAACAACACCATCGTCCCGTTCAAGGGCGAGGCCGGCGAGGCTGACGAGGACGGCGAGCGCCAGACCGTCGTCGTCGAGGTCGGCGGCAAGCGCCTCTCGGTCGTCATCCCGGCTGGTCTCGGCGGGCTGTCGGCCGGCCCGGTCGCCGGTGGTGCCAAGAAGCCGAAGACGGCTCGCAAGAAGGCCGGCGCTGCCGTGTCCGGCGACGCCGTCGCCGCCCCGATGCAGGGCACCATCGTCAAGATCGCCGTCGAGGAAGGCCAGGAGGTCGCCGAGGGCGACGTCATCGTGGTCCTCGAGGCGATGAAGATGGAGCAGCCCCTCAAGGCTCACAAGGCTGGCGTCGTGACCGGTCTGGCTGCCGCAGTCGGCGAGACGGTCTCCAATGGGGCCGTGGTCTGCGAGATCAAGTAG
- a CDS encoding flavodoxin family protein gives MTWDFSGLSAMYINCTLKKSPEPSHTEGLIDASAAIMRKHGVEVEVIRAIDHPIATGVYPDMREHGWEVDAWTEIGPKVLAADILVLGGPIWLGDNSSVMKQVIERLYSYSGMLNEKGQYLYYGRVGGCLITGNEDGIKHCSMNILYSLQHVGYTIPPNADAGWIGEAGPGPSYLDPGSGGPENDFTNRNATFMTWNLMHLAKMLKDAGGVPGYGNQRSAWNSGTRFDWDNPEYRS, from the coding sequence ATGACCTGGGACTTCAGCGGCCTGTCCGCGATGTACATCAACTGCACCTTGAAGAAGAGCCCCGAGCCCAGCCACACCGAGGGCCTGATCGACGCGAGTGCCGCGATCATGCGCAAGCACGGCGTCGAGGTCGAGGTCATCCGCGCGATCGATCACCCGATCGCGACTGGCGTGTATCCCGACATGCGGGAACACGGCTGGGAGGTCGACGCCTGGACCGAGATCGGGCCGAAGGTGCTGGCTGCCGACATCCTGGTGCTGGGCGGTCCGATCTGGCTGGGCGACAACTCCAGCGTCATGAAACAGGTGATCGAGCGGCTGTACTCGTACTCGGGGATGCTCAACGAGAAGGGGCAGTACCTCTACTACGGGCGGGTTGGCGGGTGCCTGATCACCGGCAATGAGGACGGCATCAAGCACTGCTCGATGAACATCCTCTACAGCCTGCAGCACGTGGGCTACACGATCCCGCCGAACGCCGACGCCGGCTGGATCGGCGAGGCTGGCCCCGGACCGTCGTATCTGGACCCCGGAAGCGGCGGTCCGGAGAACGACTTCACGAACCGCAACGCCACCTTCATGACCTGGAATCTGATGCACCTGGCGAAGATGCTCAAGGACGCCGGCGGCGTGCCCGGGTACGGCAACCAGCGCTCGGCCTGGAACTCCGGCACCCGATTCGACTGGGACAACCCCGAGTACCGCAGTTAG
- a CDS encoding SpoIID/LytB domain-containing protein — MIRRRSRAVVAALAAAVATLFSPSSAQAYTASQHMVISGHGWGHGHGMSQYGARGAAIKGLDYKQILGFYYPHTTWSTKTGLVRVLLAGITTNKVVARPRSSLTASWRGHTSVWNLGKVQPTADQWQIVPASGGRSVLMYHVAAGWKTYTAVVGELDFYALGNPISIGVPGGWRSYRGTVGAVLPSPSAATRWIVNTLQLDQYILGVIPSEMPSSWQPEALKAQAVAARTYAAFEMATPASPEYDLFDDTRSQVYGGFTAEQASTNTAASATTGQILMYGGKPAFTEFSSSNGGYELAASTNPQPYLPSQPDPYEQYSGNPYATWSASISVTTLLNECPSAGSSITSVTAEHYPPSNNPWLSRVIVKGPSGSCTFYGYQFRVMNGLRSANMGFHIS, encoded by the coding sequence ATGATTCGTCGTCGCTCTCGGGCCGTGGTCGCCGCCCTGGCCGCTGCGGTTGCGACCCTGTTCAGTCCGTCCAGCGCCCAGGCGTACACGGCCTCCCAACACATGGTGATCTCCGGCCACGGTTGGGGCCACGGCCATGGGATGAGTCAGTACGGCGCCCGCGGCGCTGCCATCAAGGGGCTCGATTACAAGCAGATCCTCGGCTTCTACTACCCGCACACGACGTGGTCCACGAAGACGGGCCTGGTGCGGGTTCTGCTCGCCGGGATCACCACCAACAAGGTGGTGGCGCGACCGCGGTCGAGTCTGACGGCATCGTGGCGTGGGCACACGTCCGTGTGGAACCTCGGCAAGGTCCAGCCGACAGCGGATCAGTGGCAGATCGTCCCGGCCAGCGGCGGCCGCAGCGTGCTGATGTATCACGTGGCGGCCGGCTGGAAGACGTACACCGCTGTCGTCGGAGAGCTCGACTTCTATGCCCTGGGCAACCCGATCAGCATCGGTGTACCCGGAGGCTGGCGCTCCTACCGCGGCACTGTCGGGGCGGTGCTGCCGTCTCCCAGCGCCGCGACGCGTTGGATCGTCAACACGTTGCAGCTCGACCAGTACATCCTCGGCGTCATCCCCTCGGAGATGCCCTCCAGTTGGCAGCCCGAGGCGCTCAAGGCTCAGGCGGTGGCAGCGAGGACCTATGCCGCGTTCGAGATGGCTACGCCGGCAAGCCCCGAGTACGACCTCTTCGACGACACCCGATCCCAGGTGTACGGGGGATTCACCGCGGAGCAGGCCTCCACCAACACGGCAGCCTCGGCGACGACCGGTCAGATCCTCATGTACGGCGGCAAGCCGGCATTCACCGAGTTCTCCTCGAGCAACGGAGGGTACGAACTCGCGGCGTCGACGAACCCGCAGCCCTACCTGCCGTCACAGCCCGACCCGTACGAGCAGTACAGCGGCAATCCGTACGCGACCTGGTCCGCCTCGATCTCCGTCACGACATTGTTGAACGAGTGCCCCTCGGCGGGGTCGAGCATCACCTCGGTGACCGCCGAGCACTATCCGCCGTCGAACAACCCCTGGTTGTCACGCGTGATCGTCAAGGGCCCGAGCGGATCCTGCACGTTCTACGGCTATCAGTTCCGGGTGATGAACGGCCTCAGGTCCGCGAACATGGGCTTCCACATCTCCTGA
- the egtB gene encoding ergothioneine biosynthesis protein EgtB, with the protein MSVDLRMLTSRYAEVRAYTEQLAAPLSPEDQTVQSMPDVSPTKWHRAHVSWFFETFVLADHEARFAPFQDQYWFLFNSYYEAVGPRYARPLRGVISRPGAHDVGRYRANIDDRMQDLIGGLDDGTLTKLAPTIELGFHHEQQHQELLLMDIKHVLSLNPLEPAYAPRRDSGGSAGVLAWKEYEGGLVEIGHESMADGTFCFDNELPRHQQWLQPYRLADRLVTNGEWLAFMADGGYRRPELWLSDGWARINEEHWRAPFYWIERDGVWFEHTLTGTWPVDPELPVCHISHYEADAYASWAGKRLPTEAEWEHAARLEESDGPANLADQQTWHPRSAGVSSGALRQLFGDCWEWTSSAYLPYPGFRHADGAIGEYNGKFMSNQMVLRGGCALTPPGHARASYRNFFPAGARWPLTGLRLADDAVTGRGPR; encoded by the coding sequence ATGAGCGTCGATCTCAGGATGCTGACATCGCGGTACGCCGAGGTGCGGGCGTACACCGAGCAGTTGGCTGCCCCGCTGTCGCCGGAGGACCAGACGGTCCAGTCCATGCCCGACGTGTCACCCACCAAATGGCATCGGGCCCATGTGTCGTGGTTCTTCGAGACCTTCGTCCTCGCCGATCACGAGGCCCGATTCGCGCCGTTCCAGGACCAGTACTGGTTCCTCTTCAACTCCTACTACGAGGCGGTGGGCCCGAGGTACGCCCGGCCGCTGCGGGGCGTGATCAGTCGCCCCGGCGCCCACGACGTGGGTCGCTACCGAGCCAACATCGATGACCGGATGCAGGACCTGATCGGTGGTCTCGACGACGGGACGCTGACCAAGTTGGCACCGACGATCGAGCTCGGCTTCCACCATGAGCAGCAGCACCAGGAACTGCTCCTCATGGACATCAAGCACGTGCTGTCGCTCAACCCGCTCGAGCCCGCGTACGCACCTCGACGCGACAGCGGCGGCAGCGCCGGTGTCCTGGCCTGGAAGGAGTACGAGGGCGGGCTGGTCGAGATCGGCCACGAGTCCATGGCCGACGGAACGTTCTGCTTCGACAACGAGCTGCCTCGACACCAGCAGTGGCTGCAGCCGTACCGGTTGGCCGACCGACTCGTGACCAACGGCGAGTGGCTGGCCTTCATGGCCGACGGCGGCTATCGGAGGCCTGAGTTGTGGCTGTCGGACGGCTGGGCCCGGATCAACGAGGAACACTGGCGCGCGCCGTTCTACTGGATCGAGCGGGACGGAGTCTGGTTCGAGCACACCCTCACCGGCACCTGGCCGGTCGACCCCGAACTCCCGGTGTGCCACATCAGTCACTACGAGGCGGACGCGTACGCCAGTTGGGCGGGCAAGCGGCTGCCGACCGAAGCCGAGTGGGAGCACGCCGCCCGGCTCGAGGAGTCGGACGGTCCCGCAAATCTTGCGGACCAGCAGACCTGGCACCCGCGTTCGGCAGGAGTGTCGAGCGGCGCCTTGCGGCAACTCTTCGGCGACTGCTGGGAGTGGACGTCGTCCGCATATCTCCCCTACCCCGGCTTCCGGCATGCCGATGGTGCGATCGGCGAGTACAACGGCAAGTTCATGTCGAATCAGATGGTGCTGCGCGGCGGCTGCGCCCTGACTCCTCCGGGGCACGCCCGCGCTTCGTACCGCAACTTCTTCCCCGCCGGTGCCCGGTGGCCACTGACCGGTCTGCGCCTGGCCGACGATGCCGTGACTGGTCGGGGACCGCGGTGA
- a CDS encoding NAD(P)H-quinone dehydrogenase: MTSVAIIGGGPGGYEAALVAQQLGADVTVIDRDGLGGSAVLTDCVPSKTLIATSDLMTEVAGAGELGIGHHGTLEVDLKVVNERVKALAAAQSYDIEGRLTRRDITIVRGIGRVEGRTSVRVALNDGGEQLVEADAILIATGARPRVLPSALPDGERILTWEQVYELTELPEDLIVVGSGVTGAEFASAYLALGVPVTLISSRERVLPGEDADAAQVLEDVLTRRGMTVLGRSRMESVTRDGDVVTVRLADGRSVTGSHCILALGSVPNTEDLGLAEAGVHMDEGGFIHTDRVSRTSAPGIYAAGDCTGGFMLASVAAMAGRIAMRHLLGDAVQPLDLKLVSSNVFTSPEIATVGWTQSDVDNGVVSADVVKLDLSGNPRAKMQGIKDGFVKLIALKGSGIVVGGVVVGPRASELIHPISLAVTAHLTVDQVAAAYTIYPSVSGSIAEVARRLHTVEG, translated from the coding sequence ATGACGTCGGTTGCGATCATCGGTGGTGGACCCGGCGGCTACGAAGCAGCCCTGGTCGCCCAACAGTTGGGTGCCGATGTCACCGTCATCGACCGCGACGGGCTCGGCGGCAGTGCGGTCCTCACTGACTGCGTGCCGAGCAAGACACTGATCGCGACCAGCGACCTGATGACCGAGGTCGCCGGCGCTGGGGAGCTCGGGATCGGTCATCACGGCACCCTCGAAGTCGACCTCAAGGTCGTCAACGAGCGGGTCAAGGCCTTGGCTGCCGCGCAGTCGTACGACATCGAGGGTCGGCTCACCCGTCGCGACATCACGATCGTGCGCGGCATCGGTCGGGTCGAGGGGCGGACGAGCGTACGCGTCGCCCTCAACGACGGCGGCGAGCAACTCGTCGAGGCCGACGCAATCCTGATCGCCACCGGCGCCCGTCCGCGGGTGCTCCCGTCGGCGCTGCCCGACGGCGAACGCATCTTGACCTGGGAGCAGGTGTACGAACTCACCGAGCTGCCCGAGGACCTGATCGTCGTGGGCTCGGGCGTCACCGGGGCGGAATTCGCCAGCGCGTACTTGGCGCTCGGCGTGCCGGTGACCCTGATCAGTTCGCGCGAACGCGTACTCCCCGGCGAGGACGCGGATGCGGCCCAGGTGCTCGAAGACGTCCTGACCCGGCGTGGCATGACGGTCCTGGGCAGGTCCCGGATGGAATCGGTGACCCGCGACGGTGACGTCGTCACGGTGAGGTTGGCCGACGGCCGCAGTGTCACCGGCAGCCACTGCATCCTCGCGCTGGGCTCGGTCCCTAACACCGAGGATCTGGGTCTGGCCGAGGCCGGGGTCCACATGGACGAGGGCGGCTTCATCCACACCGACAGGGTCTCGCGTACGAGCGCACCCGGGATCTATGCCGCAGGCGACTGCACCGGTGGGTTCATGCTGGCCAGTGTCGCCGCGATGGCCGGACGCATCGCGATGCGGCATCTCCTCGGCGACGCCGTCCAGCCGTTGGATCTCAAGCTGGTGTCCAGCAACGTCTTCACCAGCCCCGAGATCGCCACGGTGGGGTGGACCCAGTCCGATGTCGACAACGGCGTCGTCTCCGCAGACGTGGTCAAGCTCGATCTCAGTGGCAACCCCCGGGCGAAGATGCAGGGCATCAAGGACGGCTTCGTGAAGCTGATCGCGTTGAAGGGGTCCGGGATCGTCGTGGGCGGCGTCGTGGTCGGACCGCGCGCCAGTGAATTGATCCACCCGATCTCGCTGGCGGTGACCGCCCACCTCACGGTCGACCAGGTCGCGGCGGCGTACACGATCTACCCCTCCGTCAGTGGTTCGATTGCCGAAGTCGCGAGGCGGTTGCATACAGTCGAAGGATGA
- a CDS encoding ArsR/SmtB family transcription factor, with the protein MSKSVLELTPVEALECCSPVVREPLSQDQAERIAPLLKAIAEPVRLRLLSLVASHADAEACVCDLNDAFDLSQPTISHHLKVLHDSGLLNRSKRGVWVYYSLNRTALADLGHLFGDTL; encoded by the coding sequence ATGTCGAAGTCCGTCCTCGAGTTGACCCCGGTCGAAGCGCTGGAGTGCTGCTCCCCCGTCGTACGCGAACCGCTGTCCCAGGACCAGGCGGAGCGGATCGCACCTCTGCTCAAGGCCATCGCCGAGCCCGTACGCCTGCGCCTCCTGTCGCTGGTCGCATCCCACGCCGACGCTGAGGCCTGTGTGTGCGATCTCAACGATGCGTTCGACCTCTCCCAGCCCACCATCAGCCACCACTTGAAGGTGCTGCACGATTCGGGGCTGCTGAATCGGTCCAAGCGCGGCGTCTGGGTGTACTACTCGCTCAACCGCACGGCTCTGGCCGACCTCGGGCACCTCTTCGGAGACACCCTGTGA
- the egtD gene encoding L-histidine N(alpha)-methyltransferase, whose amino-acid sequence MSTIEADQLDVLLSPDDLRSVLERDALRGLTASPKWLPPKYFYDDRGSELFEQITRLPEYYPTRAEHGILQSHAGEIATAAGCETLLELGSGSSTKTRLLLDALRDAGDLRGYVPVDVSAGALSESMPALKQEYPGMEIRGVIADFDAHLGALPLPGRRLWALLGGTIGNYPPAERAQFLSAIASAMQPGEAFLVGLDLVKEPGRLMRAYDDAAGVTAAFNLNVLSVLNRELDGDLDPSDFEHVAIWDDVNEWIEMRLRARGPVHARLGVLDLEVVFDGGEELRTEISAKFRREPIEAELRVAGMEPTHWWTDGDFALALARKEN is encoded by the coding sequence ATGTCCACGATCGAAGCCGATCAGCTCGACGTCCTCCTCAGTCCCGACGATCTGCGGTCGGTCCTCGAGCGTGACGCGCTGCGCGGTCTGACAGCCAGCCCGAAGTGGCTGCCGCCCAAGTACTTCTACGACGACCGTGGCAGCGAACTCTTCGAGCAGATCACCCGGTTGCCGGAGTACTACCCCACCCGAGCCGAGCACGGAATCCTGCAGAGCCACGCGGGCGAGATCGCCACGGCGGCCGGGTGCGAGACCCTGCTCGAACTCGGCTCCGGATCCAGCACCAAGACGCGTCTCCTCCTGGACGCGTTGCGCGACGCCGGTGACCTCCGAGGGTACGTACCGGTCGACGTGAGCGCCGGAGCCCTGAGCGAGTCCATGCCTGCGTTGAAGCAGGAGTATCCGGGCATGGAGATTCGCGGCGTGATCGCCGATTTCGATGCTCACCTGGGCGCACTTCCACTGCCGGGGCGACGGCTGTGGGCGCTGCTGGGAGGCACGATCGGAAACTACCCGCCGGCTGAGCGCGCCCAGTTCCTGTCGGCGATCGCCAGCGCGATGCAGCCGGGCGAGGCCTTCCTGGTCGGCCTGGACCTGGTCAAGGAACCCGGTCGCCTCATGCGGGCGTACGACGATGCGGCCGGTGTGACGGCGGCTTTCAACCTGAACGTGCTCTCGGTCCTGAACCGCGAACTCGACGGCGACCTCGACCCCTCCGACTTCGAGCACGTGGCGATCTGGGACGACGTCAACGAATGGATCGAGATGAGGCTGCGCGCCCGGGGCCCGGTCCACGCCCGACTCGGCGTGCTGGACCTCGAGGTCGTGTTCGACGGCGGCGAGGAACTGCGTACGGAAATCTCCGCCAAGTTCCGGCGGGAACCGATCGAGGCCGAACTCCGAGTCGCCGGCATGGAACCAACCCACTGGTGGACCGACGGCGACTTCGCCCTGGCCCTCGCACGCAAGGAGAACTGA
- a CDS encoding EAL domain-containing protein: MTGVEGGRPIPAPLRQAPWAYLAQLVVLAVAYYAVGRLGLAAGALKGNVTPVWPPTGLSIAALLVFGRRLWPGVAAGALLVNGLSAVPTLTACGMSIGNTLEAVAGAYLVSRFARRPTDLDRVRDVLVFSILGAGLATMVSATIGVTSLRLGGVIPPAAIWPTLRVWWVGDALGALVVTPVVLALVPRRRPTIDRRGTAELVLLLGATYAVGAFAFSGRFDFAYVVFPPVIWAALRWRLQGASTATLIASVIAVLGTRSGHGAFARGDATHSLWTLDAFLGAVALTGLMISAVVAERDRTSAHNAELSHDLQRNVEELDAAQDELRSARALVESETRYRALLDHLPGTGVLLLDRALRVVADGGSLFSQRGFSRDMMIGREVAHIVAPEEAAFLVPRYQAVLDGHPSGTFEYSPLSGGHYLVDAVPLEYGSGTIEHVLVTVRDVTALETALQDRGRAESGYQAAFEDAPVGMAQVTLSGRLERVNPALCALVGHTRAELVGRSLVSLVHPADTNAAAQELGRLTAGTTTTYRTEQRYLDARGGQLWMEVCAVAVPGTDGEVDHLLMHFLDVTARKTFEADLRGMANHDPLTGLLNRRGFETELDRHAARISHTEASGALLLLDLDRFKQINDSLGHHAGDQLIAAMAKVLQRAVRETDVVARLGGDEFAVLLPGDGRVEAELAADRILHAVRQEVTVLAGAHPRCITASIGIALFDQHHLSAADVLIDADISMYDAKDAGRDCFVTCSPLGHERGTSTANIGWVERIATALRDDHFVLHAQPILGLAESVVRRYELLIRMLDEDGSLIAPAAFLPIAERSGLIVQIDRWVTGQAIQLLTDPALPSDVVLEVNLSARSVGDPEMLSYLEDRLVSTGADPTRLVFEITETAALANMEGARFFVERLAEIGCRFAIDDFGAGFGSFYYLKHLPFDYIKIDGEFVTNCTNNATDQLVIASVVNIARSLGKATIAEFVEDSEALAFLRAEGVDFAQGNWIGRPAPIEEILLPEPSSAGSDTAA; this comes from the coding sequence ATGACGGGAGTCGAGGGCGGGCGCCCCATCCCGGCACCCTTGCGTCAGGCGCCTTGGGCGTACCTGGCCCAACTCGTCGTCCTCGCCGTCGCCTACTACGCCGTCGGACGTCTAGGCCTCGCAGCGGGCGCCCTCAAGGGCAACGTGACTCCCGTCTGGCCGCCGACCGGCCTGTCGATCGCTGCGCTTCTCGTGTTCGGTCGGCGGTTGTGGCCGGGCGTCGCCGCCGGAGCGCTCCTGGTCAACGGGCTGAGCGCCGTCCCGACTTTGACCGCCTGTGGCATGTCGATCGGCAACACGCTGGAAGCCGTTGCGGGGGCGTACCTGGTCAGCCGCTTCGCGCGTCGGCCGACCGACCTCGACCGCGTACGCGATGTGCTCGTCTTCTCGATCCTCGGCGCCGGGCTGGCGACCATGGTGAGCGCGACGATCGGGGTGACCAGCCTGCGGCTGGGCGGCGTGATCCCGCCTGCCGCGATCTGGCCGACGTTGCGGGTGTGGTGGGTCGGCGATGCCCTCGGCGCACTCGTCGTGACACCCGTTGTCCTTGCGCTCGTACCGCGCAGGCGACCAACTATCGACCGTCGCGGGACGGCCGAGCTCGTCCTCCTACTGGGCGCGACGTACGCGGTGGGCGCCTTCGCGTTCAGCGGCAGGTTCGACTTCGCGTACGTGGTGTTCCCGCCGGTGATCTGGGCGGCGTTGCGCTGGCGGCTTCAGGGCGCCTCCACGGCAACCTTGATCGCGAGCGTGATCGCCGTCCTCGGAACGCGGTCAGGGCACGGCGCCTTTGCCCGCGGCGACGCGACGCACAGCCTCTGGACGCTCGACGCCTTCCTCGGCGCGGTGGCGCTGACCGGCCTGATGATCTCGGCCGTGGTCGCCGAACGCGACCGCACCAGTGCGCACAACGCCGAGCTGTCCCATGACCTGCAGCGCAATGTCGAGGAACTCGATGCCGCGCAGGACGAACTCCGCAGTGCCCGGGCGTTGGTCGAGAGCGAGACCCGCTACCGCGCCCTGCTCGACCATCTCCCCGGCACCGGCGTACTGCTCCTGGATCGGGCTCTCCGGGTGGTCGCGGACGGAGGCTCACTCTTCAGCCAGCGAGGCTTCTCCCGCGACATGATGATCGGACGCGAGGTCGCTCACATCGTTGCGCCCGAGGAAGCAGCGTTCCTGGTCCCGCGCTATCAGGCCGTCCTTGACGGACATCCGTCCGGCACCTTCGAGTACTCGCCCCTGAGCGGCGGTCATTACCTCGTGGACGCGGTGCCGCTCGAGTACGGCTCCGGCACGATCGAGCACGTCCTGGTCACCGTCCGCGACGTCACCGCGCTCGAGACGGCGTTGCAGGACCGCGGACGCGCCGAGTCCGGGTACCAGGCCGCCTTCGAGGACGCACCCGTCGGCATGGCGCAGGTGACGCTGAGCGGCCGACTCGAGCGGGTCAACCCGGCGCTCTGCGCGCTGGTCGGGCACACCCGTGCCGAACTCGTGGGACGCAGTCTGGTCAGCCTCGTACACCCGGCGGACACGAACGCCGCCGCTCAGGAGTTGGGGCGCCTCACCGCCGGTACGACCACGACGTATCGGACCGAGCAGCGCTACCTGGACGCCCGCGGCGGTCAGCTCTGGATGGAAGTGTGCGCCGTCGCCGTTCCCGGGACGGACGGTGAGGTCGACCACCTCCTGATGCATTTCCTCGACGTGACCGCTCGCAAGACCTTCGAGGCGGATCTGCGAGGGATGGCCAACCACGACCCCCTCACCGGGCTGCTCAATCGCCGCGGGTTCGAGACCGAACTTGACCGACACGCCGCGCGCATCTCGCACACCGAGGCATCGGGCGCTCTCCTGTTGCTCGACCTCGACCGGTTCAAGCAGATCAACGACTCCCTCGGACATCACGCCGGCGACCAGCTCATCGCCGCGATGGCCAAGGTCCTGCAGCGTGCCGTACGTGAGACCGACGTGGTGGCGCGGCTGGGCGGCGACGAGTTCGCCGTGTTGCTCCCGGGCGACGGTCGCGTCGAAGCCGAACTGGCGGCCGACCGGATCCTCCACGCCGTACGCCAGGAGGTCACCGTGCTGGCCGGAGCACACCCGCGCTGCATCACGGCGAGCATCGGGATCGCCCTGTTCGATCAGCACCACCTGAGTGCCGCGGACGTACTCATCGACGCCGACATCAGCATGTACGACGCCAAGGACGCCGGACGAGACTGTTTCGTCACCTGCTCCCCGCTCGGGCACGAGCGCGGCACCTCCACGGCGAACATCGGCTGGGTCGAGCGCATCGCCACAGCACTGCGCGACGACCACTTCGTGCTGCACGCACAGCCGATCCTGGGCCTGGCCGAGAGTGTCGTGCGTCGGTACGAGCTGCTGATCAGGATGCTCGACGAGGACGGCAGTCTCATCGCTCCGGCCGCCTTCCTGCCGATCGCCGAACGCAGCGGACTGATCGTGCAGATCGACCGTTGGGTCACCGGCCAGGCCATTCAGCTGCTCACCGATCCCGCCCTGCCGTCCGACGTGGTCCTGGAGGTCAACCTCTCCGCGAGGTCGGTCGGCGATCCCGAGATGCTGTCCTACCTGGAGGACCGTCTCGTGAGCACCGGCGCGGACCCCACGCGGCTGGTGTTCGAGATCACCGAGACCGCCGCCCTGGCCAACATGGAAGGGGCACGCTTCTTCGTCGAGCGGTTGGCCGAGATCGGCTGCAGGTTCGCGATCGACGACTTCGGCGCTGGCTTCGGCAGCTTCTACTACCTGAAGCACCTGCCGTTCGACTACATCAAGATCGACGGCGAATTCGTCACGAACTGCACCAACAACGCGACCGATCAACTCGTCATCGCCTCCGTCGTCAACATCGCCCGCAGTCTTGGGAAGGCGACCATCGCCGAGTTCGTGGAGGACTCCGAAGCGTTGGCGTTCCTCCGCGCCGAGGGTGTCGACTTCGCCCAGGGCAACTGGATCGGCAGGCCGGCGCCGATCGAGGAGATCCTGCTACCAGAGCCGTCAAGCGCCGGCTCCGACACCGCAGCCTGA